Part of the Chitinophagaceae bacterium genome, CAGTTGAGCCTACTGCATCTAAAGTGCTTCTATCAATGATGTCCATATTATCAGCATGCGTATGCCAATAAGTTCCAAATCCTGAGCGGGTACTTAAATCACGTTGAATGATATTTATAGTGGGAATGCCGGCTATAGTATTGATAAAATAATGGTCATCGATAACGGGACCGGTTCTCTGGCGGATAAAATAATTGTCAAAACCAAGATGGGAAGCATTCTCCCAAACCCGATTCATTAAATTAGGGTTATAAGTCATTGAGAATTGTTCGAGTGTAAAAGTTGCGTCTTTTGCTCCAACCATATCCAGTAAAATGCCTTTTGAGGCGGTATAATTTGGTTTATGAGGGTTTCTTGACCAATATTGAGAGCCCAGACACCAAGTTTTTTCACTGTTTGCTTGTCTTTTCCAGCTTGGAAGACCATAATCTTCAGCATCAAAAAAGATTATATCAATACCAAAATCTACCGGATTTTCTTTTAAAATTCGGGCAATTTCCAATAAAACACCAACCCCACTGCCTCCATCATTGGCTCCCGGAATGGGTTTCATCATTAGGTCAGGATCTTCTTCCTGATCGGCAAAAGGCCTTGTGTCCCAGTGAGCACATAAAAGTAAACGATGGCCGGCATTTGGATTGAAACTGCCAATAATATTTTTTATTTCCAGTTTTGTGCCATCAAAAGCCTCAACCTCTGCAAACTGTATTAAAGCAGTATCAGCATATTCAGATAGTTTCTTGTGTAACCATTCGGCACATTCTTTATGTTCATTGGTATTGGGCACTCTCGGGCCAAAATCTACTTGTCGCTGAATGAAATAGTAAGCTGAATCAGTATTGAAGCCTGGCACTTGAAACCCGCTCATTGGGGTTCTTTTTATTTCAGGCCTCGGCATTTCTCTGCCATTTCCACCACAGGCGAAAAGGGACATAGATATTAATAGTAAAAGGACTTGGTTAATATTCACTTTGCATAATTTAAGGTAATTTCCAACTTACTTTTCCGTCTTTTTCATCTTTCATTTGAATTTTCAGGCTGCTGAGTTTATCTCTAATCTTGTCTGACAATTCATAGTTTTTATCTTTTCTTGCCTGAGTCCGTATTTCTGAAATTAAAAGCATTAATCCGTCAACTATTTCAGTATCAATAGAAGATTTGCCTTTTTTTAATCCCATTATATCTACCAACAGAGCATGGAAAGTGGTTTTAATTTTAGAAAAAACAGCTTTTGAGATAACTTCATCCGGCAGCTGATTATTTTTCAATGCATGAATTTTTGAAGATATGTCAAAGAGTTCAGCTAATGTTTTAGCCGTATTAAAATCATCATCCATGTATTCAAAAGCAGTATCCAAAGAATCGGAGAACTCTTTATCTCGAGTGCCTTTTTCTCCAAATCTGTCAGGAGCAGTGTTTTCCAGAAAATCTAAAGCACTCATCAATTTATTAAAACCTTTCTCGGCAGCATCTAATGCATCATTTGAAAAGTCTAAAGTACTGGAGTAATGAGATTGAAGCATAAAAAATTTAATGACCATAGGAGGATAACCTCTTTCAAGTAATTCGTGATTACCGGTAATCAATTCATCCGGAAGGAATGCATTTCCCAGTGATTTGCTCATTTTTGTACCATTAACAGTAAGCATATTGGAGTGCATCCAGTATTTTGCAGGAGAAACACCGGTTCCGCCATGCCCCTGAGCGATTTCACATTCATGGTGTGGAAATTTTAAATCCATACCGCCTCCATGTATGTCAAATTGTGTCCCTAAATATTTTGTGCTCATAACGGTACATTCCAGATGCCAGCCCGGAAATCCTTCGCCCCAGGGTGATGGCCACCTCATAATGTGAGATGGACCGGCTTTTTTCCATAAAGCAAAATCTTCGGGATTTTTTTTCTCGCTCTGACTGTCTAATTCCCGACTTCCGGCTTTTAAGTCTTCTAATTTTCGTCCGGACAAAATTCCGTAACTCTCTATTTCATTATATTTTCTGACATTAAAATAAACAGAACCGTTTACTTCGTAGGCCAAACCTTTATTGATCAAGGTTTTTACATATTCTATTTGTTCTATGATGTGACCTGTGGCTGACGGCTCAATATTTGGAGATAGGGTGTTGAAAGTTCTCATTACATCATGAAATCCATTGGTGTATTTCTGAACAATTTCCATCGGCTCCAGATTTTCTAATTTGGCTCTTTGAGCGATTTTGTCTTCTCCCTGATCGGCATCATTTTCTAAATGCCCTACGTCTGTCAGATTTCTCACATATCGCACTTTGTAGCCCAGATAAAGTAAGTATCTGTAAACAATATCAAAACTTATAAATGTTCTGACATTACCAAGATGAACATCATTATAAACGGTTGGTCCGCAAACATACATTCCCACAAAAGGGTTATTTATAGGTTTGAATTCTTCTTTTTGTTTGCTTAGACTATTGTAAATTTTTAATTGATGTTTTTTTATTTCCATTAATCTTTATTTATATGGTATTCATTTATTTTTTTGCAAAGGTAATCAATAAACTATTTTAGTTGTAAGGTTGATACGATAGGATAGTGGTCTGAATATTTAATTTTTTTCACTTTATAATCAACTATTTGCCATTCTAACGAAGAGCTTATGTAATCAATTCTGAAAAAAGGAGGAAAACTTTTTATAGTATACGGAAAAAAACTATTTCCTGAAAGGGCAGTGTCATAGAGCTTATTATGAATTGTGGTGTAGGTTGAAGAGCCCGGAATGTCATTCATGTCACCGGCAGCTATTACGGGATATTTTTTTTGATCCAGGTGATTGGATACTATTTTAGCTTGTTTCATTTTTTCTTTCATGGAAGGAAGCATATGTAAAATAATAGGTTTCATGTTTTTAAACCACCAATTTACTTTTCTATAATTTTGATTTGCATCTAATTGAAACCGACTTCCTAATTTATAGGATTCTAAATGGTAGTTAAACAAATAAATTTTTTCATTAGTGTTTATCTGTGCATTTAAAATTTGAAGGCCATTTGTATTTGCTTCTTTTTTGGTGCTTTGAAAGGGTACAAATAATTCTTTTTCCAGCGGAAACCGACTAAAAACAGCCAGTCCCCATTGATGTCCTTTTCTATTGGTTAGGGTTGGTGAAAAAGCAAAGTGATTATAGTTGAGTTTGTCTTGTAAATAGGCAATGTTGTTTAGTGCTCCGTCAAAAGTTGTGAAAAAATCCTGAAAAAACAGGATGTCCGGATCTTCAGATTTGATAAAAGCCATTATGCTGTCTCTGATTTCGATATTCATATCCCAGGAGTAAAGTCCGAAATTATTGACATTATAAGACATCACTTTTATGGCATTTTCGCTCTTTTGAACACTACCGCTAAGATTTACAGAAATGAAAAAACGACTTTGTGCTAAAAATAAAAAAAGCATCAAAAAGGCAGCAATTTTGAAATGAGACTTTGTACTTAAAAACACTACAATCAGGGAGCTAATTATGGCGGGAAACAGCAGATAGGGGAAAGCAAAATACAGTAAATCACTGATAGCGATATGTTGAGGCGATATTAAACTTCCACTAAGACATAAGAGCGTAAGCAATTGAAAGAGAAGGCAAAGAAATATAAGGATTTTTTTAAGCATGGCAGATTTTTCCCGACTTTAGGCCGGAAAATTAAAACCGGGAATGCTTACTTTACAAATTGTCCAAAAATCAAATTCATTTTTTTCCAGTTTAAAAGTCGCGTCACCGGTAAAAACAGACTTTTCATTTTGCAAAGTAGTTTCATTTTTAAAAGTAATGCTATAGTCAATATTATAAAGCGCTTCTGATATGTTCCGATCAATAGTTAAAGAATGCAGATTGAATTTATACAGTTCAAAGTCAATAATTTCTTCTTTTTTATTTTTTAATAAGTTCACAAATTCGCCGGCGGTTAAAGCAATATCAGAGCCAACTTCAATTTTTTCACTAAAAAAATCATCTTCAATTTGAAGTTCTTTTATAAAAAATCTATCTAAAAACTCTTCAATCATTTCTCTGATTTCATCATGCTCATCGGGGTAGAAATCTTCATATCGAAAATGTGAGAAAAATCCTTTCAGCTCATCTTTCGGGATTTTTATGTTAAAAAGATCTTCCGTTATAAAACGATACATTTCTCTTTTTGAAACTTTAAAAGAGGGGTCGATTATAATTTTGTGTGTTAAAAGATAGTCTGTTAAGTCCCGTAGCATATCTTTTAAATCTTCATCACTAATATTTTCTACATTTTCAAAATCCGGTTGGTCAATGTAATCATACAAGCGAACCATATTGTTTTTTTCTTGATTTTCTTCATCAGACTTCAAAGACTTCAGCAACAGGTTTTCAACTTCTACCGGCAAATTTTCAATTTCAGGCATTTCATTACCTAACTTCTCCTGCAGCTCCAGTCGAAGGAGTTCGTTTTCAAGCTTTAATTGCTTGTCTTTTGGCGTAGTATTCTTATTCTCTGACTGCATGAGTTTTAAATTAAATTTTAGACTTTTCAGTTTTTAAAATTATTCAAACGAGTAAACAAGGATAAATATAAAAACAAATTTTAAAGAATGAATGAACCTTTCTTTTTTTTAATTATCAATCTTTATTTCCGGATAAAAAGTTTTCTATAAACGGATATACATCTTCTTTTGCTTCTTTGCCGGTAAGGATGTCAATGTGGCCATAGTTTTTTTTGAAACCGTCAGCTTTGCCAATCTTTTTAAAAATGGTGTTTTTCTGATCTGTTTCATTAATTAGTCTGATTACATCTTTTGGATTCCCCAAGACTTTATCATTGCTGCCTGTGATGTATAATGAAGGCGGTAGCTTTATTTTTCGGAGTGCATCTGCATAGTTAAACTTATTCCCCGGATGCATCCATTCAGTTTCATTAATCCAACGGGTAATTTCTTCGTATGACTTTTTTGTTTCTTTATCACTCCCCATTCCCCCCGGCAGTTTATCGGGTAAAAAGCCTTTTTTTGAAATCAGGGATTTGAAATAAAAATTCCAAAAGAAGTCTATATAAAGCAATTTCTTTAAATTTTTTGTACCAATATATCTTTTAGTACCTATAAAAACCATTTTCTTCGGAAAGTGATCTTGCGGACAGTCAGCCAGATAAGCCAGCATTAAAACTCCTCCCCATGAATGGGCTAACCAGCTGATTTCTTTTATTTGAAATTCATTTTTCAGGTAATTAATCATAAAGGGAAAATCATCTTCTAAGACATCAAAATGTCCGAAATCAGAATCTTTATTTATAGTTGGTGTGCTTTGGCCTCTTCCTCTCAGGTCAGGAATGAAAACATCATACCCTTTTTCTGCAAGATAGGGGCCTAATCCTTTACCGGAATTGGAATAGAAAATCTTTCCGTTTTCAATTGAACCATGTAACATCAACAGGGCTTTTGCGTTATTTTCTTTTCGAAATCTCTTTAGATGAAGCTTATAGCCATTCGGATGGTCTAAAAAAATAGACTCGCTAATTATATGTTTATTATTTTTGTTCAAAAGGATATAATTTTTAAGTTTTTAATGAAAAGCTTGAGTTTTCAGGGTGTGAAATTAGCTATCTTTCAGTTTTAAAAAAGATAAATGCAGATTAAATTTAAATACATAATGAGCAGAATCGGAATCATGGCGATTTTCTTGCTTATTTTTTTAGGAAAAACCTATTCACAGAGTCATGAATGGGAAACAGAGGGTGCTTCTTTCGGATTTCAAATACAGCCAATTATACCAAATGATATGTTTCGTTTCAGGGGTGAAACCCGAAATGTTCAGGGAACAGATTTTAGTTTGAACCCCAATCCGGGTTATGTTGCCGGAGCTGTAATTCGCTTTGGGGTACATAGAAGATTTACCTTGGAAACCGGGATAAACTATGTTAGAAGACCTTATGAAGCTATCATTGAAACAGATGGAGATACCTATCGATTAGATTTAAGAATAATTTCTTACGAGCTGCCTTTATCTGCTACATATCATGTGAGATTAGGCCAACAACTTTATTTAACCAGTACGGCCGGTTTGAGTTTGTATTTTTTACCCAGCAATTTATTTGTAGGTGAAAACCCTGCTTCGATAGCTGCAGCCAGAAGAAATTGGTTTACTCCATCTGCAAAAGCCGCTACAGGATTTGAATACCGCACCGAAAATAGTGGTTATTTTTATATAGGACCTTCCTATCAGTTTTTTTTCCGGGACTTATATCTGACTGAGATTGAATTTCGTAGAAACGGAGATTCTGTTACGAATCGTTTTTTTATAAGTGGCGAGTATTTTGGCTTGATTTTTCGATATACCTTTCCCACCGGGTAGTATTTTTTAGTTTTTTTTAACTTTGCCGAAAAAAACATGAAAAATTACAAGCTTTTATCTCTAATTGTACTATTCAGTTTCTTTACTACTTTATCATTATTTGCTCAGGATAATGATGCAGAACAAGATACAACCTATTGGGAAACCTCCGGATTTGTGAATATTAACTTTAATCAGGTTAGCTACAGCCAATGGGCAGGCGGAGGTGATAATTCTTTATCTCTAACAGGTATTGCTAACTTTAAGGCTGAATACAGAAGAGAAAGAATTGAATGGAAAAACTTTTTAGAGTTATCTTACGGCATACTTAGAACGGATCAAGATTTGAGAAAGAATGAAGACAGAATTCATGTTATCTCACAGTTGGGATATGATATAAATGATAAGTTCAGCTATAATTTGCTTTTCGATTTTAAAACGCAGTTTACAAAAGGCTTTAATTATCCGAATGATTCGGTGGCTATTTCAGATTTCATGTCACCGGCAAGTGTATTGTTGGCGTTGGGTATTTTATATGAGCCTGCTCCGTTTTTTTCAGTTTCACTATCTCCAGCAGCCGGGAAAGCGACTTTAGTGTTAAATGATGATATAGATGAGACTATTTATGGTTTAGACGAAGGCGAAAACGTTC contains:
- a CDS encoding DUF3078 domain-containing protein, with the protein product MKNYKLLSLIVLFSFFTTLSLFAQDNDAEQDTTYWETSGFVNINFNQVSYSQWAGGGDNSLSLTGIANFKAEYRRERIEWKNFLELSYGILRTDQDLRKNEDRIHVISQLGYDINDKFSYNLLFDFKTQFTKGFNYPNDSVAISDFMSPASVLLALGILYEPAPFFSVSLSPAAGKATLVLNDDIDETIYGLDEGENVRYEFGASLVATFDADIFENVNLRSRLELFNNYTNPVVENRGNIDVNWESRLNMKINSFLTASILAHLLYDHDIDVPKVDDDGNDYMGKGLQFKQSLGIGLSFSF
- a CDS encoding M28 family peptidase; the encoded protein is MSLFACGGNGREMPRPEIKRTPMSGFQVPGFNTDSAYYFIQRQVDFGPRVPNTNEHKECAEWLHKKLSEYADTALIQFAEVEAFDGTKLEIKNIIGSFNPNAGHRLLLCAHWDTRPFADQEEDPDLMMKPIPGANDGGSGVGVLLEIARILKENPVDFGIDIIFFDAEDYGLPSWKRQANSEKTWCLGSQYWSRNPHKPNYTASKGILLDMVGAKDATFTLEQFSMTYNPNLMNRVWENASHLGFDNYFIRQRTGPVIDDHYFINTIAGIPTINIIQRDLSTRSGFGTYWHTHADNMDIIDRSTLDAVGSTVIFTIFQENKQFNE
- a CDS encoding alpha/beta fold hydrolase; amino-acid sequence: MNKNNKHIISESIFLDHPNGYKLHLKRFRKENNAKALLMLHGSIENGKIFYSNSGKGLGPYLAEKGYDVFIPDLRGRGQSTPTINKDSDFGHFDVLEDDFPFMINYLKNEFQIKEISWLAHSWGGVLMLAYLADCPQDHFPKKMVFIGTKRYIGTKNLKKLLYIDFFWNFYFKSLISKKGFLPDKLPGGMGSDKETKKSYEEITRWINETEWMHPGNKFNYADALRKIKLPPSLYITGSNDKVLGNPKDVIRLINETDQKNTIFKKIGKADGFKKNYGHIDILTGKEAKEDVYPFIENFLSGNKD
- a CDS encoding cysteine--tRNA ligase, with the translated sequence MEIKKHQLKIYNSLSKQKEEFKPINNPFVGMYVCGPTVYNDVHLGNVRTFISFDIVYRYLLYLGYKVRYVRNLTDVGHLENDADQGEDKIAQRAKLENLEPMEIVQKYTNGFHDVMRTFNTLSPNIEPSATGHIIEQIEYVKTLINKGLAYEVNGSVYFNVRKYNEIESYGILSGRKLEDLKAGSRELDSQSEKKNPEDFALWKKAGPSHIMRWPSPWGEGFPGWHLECTVMSTKYLGTQFDIHGGGMDLKFPHHECEIAQGHGGTGVSPAKYWMHSNMLTVNGTKMSKSLGNAFLPDELITGNHELLERGYPPMVIKFFMLQSHYSSTLDFSNDALDAAEKGFNKLMSALDFLENTAPDRFGEKGTRDKEFSDSLDTAFEYMDDDFNTAKTLAELFDISSKIHALKNNQLPDEVISKAVFSKIKTTFHALLVDIMGLKKGKSSIDTEIVDGLMLLISEIRTQARKDKNYELSDKIRDKLSSLKIQMKDEKDGKVSWKLP